In a single window of the Renibacterium salmoninarum ATCC 33209 genome:
- a CDS encoding trimeric intracellular cation channel family protein has protein sequence MSIEILPDLLGVFFFAVSGSLLAGRKGFDLIGSLLLGSLVGLGGGVARDLILGQSPVAFTNPVYLIPPVLAALLVYFLYSSAEKIGRLLTVFDAAGLALFCITGSTKALEAGLNPVASALLGVTSAVGGGLLRDVVANEVPRLFSPHDIYAIPAFLCAALTTLCWLNGLLNLGTGVAIAVVVFVFRLVAWHFRWHAPLAAWRSTRLDK, from the coding sequence GTGAGCATCGAAATTCTTCCGGACTTATTAGGCGTCTTTTTCTTTGCCGTCTCCGGTTCACTACTGGCTGGCAGAAAAGGCTTTGACCTCATTGGTTCGCTGCTGCTCGGTTCGCTCGTCGGCCTGGGTGGCGGCGTCGCCCGTGACTTGATCTTGGGCCAAAGCCCGGTCGCTTTTACTAATCCCGTGTACCTCATCCCGCCGGTACTGGCGGCGCTCCTTGTTTACTTCCTCTACTCTTCGGCAGAAAAAATTGGCCGGCTACTCACTGTCTTCGATGCTGCCGGATTAGCGCTGTTCTGCATCACTGGCAGCACAAAGGCCCTCGAGGCCGGGCTCAATCCAGTTGCCTCGGCGTTACTGGGCGTGACCAGCGCGGTCGGTGGTGGCTTGCTCCGCGACGTCGTCGCCAACGAAGTGCCTAGGCTGTTTAGCCCGCACGATATTTATGCAATTCCAGCTTTCCTTTGTGCAGCATTGACAACTCTCTGCTGGCTCAATGGCTTGCTGAACCTGGGCACCGGGGTGGCAATCGCCGTCGTCGTCTTTGTCTTCCGCCTTGTCGCCTGGCATTTTCGTTGGCATGCGCCGTTAGCGGCCTGGCGCTCCACTAGACTGGACAAGTGA
- a CDS encoding endonuclease domain-containing protein: MTMVPFLARRGGVARYQALRAAGFNRAEIEQSVRCGLVLRTAVGIYQLPAADASVALASLHAGRLTCVSAAAYYNLWQLTEHSKVHLQVKSGVPREGVVAHRTTRIPTQALMPLASLADVLLDALRCLPEAESLVMVQSAVGRGDIDREFLRVNLPGRRNAKARGVLDLAGGRADSVLEVLTRASFIRAGIRFEQHVLLPGVGEVDFLLEGFLIIELDGATHFAAQQIKKDRRRDNASAMGGYLVLRYYYDDVVHNPGKMLAQITKLLTMGRQLWQQA; the protein is encoded by the coding sequence ATGACGATGGTTCCATTTCTTGCTCGAAGAGGCGGCGTAGCCCGGTATCAGGCTTTGCGGGCGGCGGGGTTTAATCGAGCTGAGATTGAGCAATCGGTTCGTTGCGGCCTAGTTCTACGTACAGCGGTTGGAATTTACCAATTGCCGGCGGCCGATGCATCAGTAGCTTTGGCATCGCTTCATGCGGGTCGATTGACCTGCGTCTCTGCCGCCGCGTATTACAACTTGTGGCAACTGACCGAACACAGCAAAGTTCATTTGCAAGTCAAATCTGGAGTGCCACGAGAAGGTGTAGTCGCTCACCGGACAACTCGGATTCCAACTCAAGCCTTGATGCCCTTGGCTTCATTGGCTGACGTTCTTTTAGACGCTTTACGGTGCTTACCCGAAGCTGAGTCGTTGGTAATGGTGCAGTCTGCGGTAGGGCGCGGTGACATCGACCGCGAGTTTCTCCGGGTAAATCTGCCGGGCAGGCGTAACGCCAAGGCCAGAGGAGTGCTTGATTTGGCCGGAGGCCGTGCTGATTCAGTTCTCGAGGTATTGACCAGAGCCAGTTTTATCAGAGCGGGCATCCGTTTTGAGCAGCACGTACTGCTTCCCGGCGTCGGCGAGGTGGATTTCCTGCTGGAGGGATTCCTCATTATTGAACTCGACGGTGCTACGCATTTTGCGGCGCAGCAGATCAAGAAAGACCGCCGCCGGGATAATGCCTCGGCCATGGGAGGGTACTTGGTCTTGCGCTACTATTACGACGACGTCGTGCACAACCCTGGAAAAATGCTGGCTCAAATCACCAAGTTGCTGACAATGGGGCGCCAACTATGGCAACAGGCTTGA
- a CDS encoding polyprenyl synthetase family protein, producing MEIDPPTSAIAMGIKLPAAFAEIADDPELGPAIYNNLAKVEKQLREAIANSDPLADATSRHLIEAGGKRIRPLLVLLAAHLGDSSRPEVIRAAVVVELTHLATLYHDDVMDSAPFRRGAPTAHEVWGNSVAILTGDLIFARASILVSELGPRALGIQARTFERLCLGQLHETVGPRPDEDPVDHYISVVSDKTGSLVSASGQLGAIFAEVPEPIQDVLVEYGEKVGVAFQLADDVIDVTGLKQVSGKAPGTDLRERVPTLPVLLLRKAASTDPSAAAVLELVDGDLSSDEALAAAVTALREHPVTEESWVVARRWADEAVAALAPLPEGVVKSALANFALAVVNREV from the coding sequence ATGGAGATTGATCCGCCGACGAGCGCCATTGCCATGGGCATTAAGCTGCCTGCCGCCTTCGCAGAAATTGCGGATGATCCCGAGCTGGGTCCGGCAATTTACAACAACTTAGCCAAGGTAGAAAAGCAGTTGCGCGAGGCAATCGCGAACTCTGATCCTTTGGCAGATGCGACGTCGCGGCACCTCATCGAAGCCGGTGGCAAACGGATCCGACCGCTGCTGGTGCTACTTGCTGCTCACTTGGGTGATTCCAGCCGCCCCGAAGTCATCCGGGCCGCCGTCGTTGTTGAACTGACTCATTTGGCCACTTTGTATCACGATGACGTGATGGATTCGGCGCCATTCCGCAGAGGTGCGCCCACCGCTCATGAAGTTTGGGGCAACTCGGTTGCGATTCTCACCGGTGATCTGATTTTCGCCCGGGCATCGATTCTGGTTTCTGAGTTGGGCCCACGAGCGCTAGGCATCCAGGCTCGGACCTTTGAACGGCTCTGCCTGGGTCAGCTACATGAAACTGTGGGTCCACGCCCCGACGAGGATCCGGTGGACCACTATATTTCCGTGGTCTCAGACAAAACGGGTTCGCTAGTTTCCGCCTCTGGGCAGCTTGGCGCAATCTTTGCCGAGGTGCCGGAGCCGATTCAAGACGTCTTAGTGGAATACGGCGAGAAGGTTGGCGTCGCTTTCCAACTGGCTGACGACGTTATTGATGTCACCGGGCTCAAGCAGGTCTCTGGCAAAGCACCGGGAACCGATCTGCGTGAACGCGTGCCAACGCTGCCCGTGCTGCTATTGCGTAAGGCAGCTAGCACCGATCCCTCTGCTGCAGCGGTTTTGGAATTAGTTGACGGCGATTTGAGCTCTGATGAGGCTTTGGCTGCCGCGGTAACTGCGCTCAGAGAGCATCCTGTCACCGAAGAGTCTTGGGTGGTGGCGCGCAGGTGGGCGGATGAGGCTGTTGCTGCGCTTGCTCCGCTTCCGGAGGGCGTGGTGAAGTCTGCTTTGGCCAACTTTGCTTTAGCCGTGGTGAACCGCGAAGTCTAG
- a CDS encoding demethylmenaquinone methyltransferase codes for MSRASLDKRPDEVAAMFDDVAPKYDVTNDVLSMGQTRRWRRLVVDAVGAVPGQRVLDVAAGTGTSSEPYADAGLDVVALDFSLGMLKVGKRRRPDIDFIAGDATALPFADNSFDAVTISFGLRNVNEPKKALAEMLRVTKPGGKLVVAEFSHPTFGPFRTVYTEYLMRALPAIANRSSSNPSAYVYLAESIRAWPDQDNLAQWIADVGWSDVSYRNLNGGLVALHRAFKEGKLEAKP; via the coding sequence ATGAGCCGTGCATCTTTGGATAAGCGCCCGGACGAAGTCGCCGCAATGTTCGACGACGTCGCACCGAAATATGACGTGACGAATGACGTTTTGTCGATGGGGCAGACTCGGCGTTGGCGCCGTCTTGTTGTTGATGCCGTTGGTGCTGTTCCTGGCCAGCGGGTCTTAGACGTGGCCGCCGGCACGGGTACTTCAAGTGAGCCTTATGCCGACGCCGGTCTTGACGTCGTTGCGCTCGACTTCTCGCTCGGAATGCTCAAAGTGGGCAAACGACGTCGACCAGATATTGATTTCATTGCCGGCGACGCAACAGCACTGCCGTTTGCCGACAACTCCTTTGACGCGGTGACAATCTCGTTCGGATTGCGCAACGTCAACGAGCCAAAAAAGGCGCTCGCCGAAATGCTGCGAGTGACAAAGCCCGGCGGCAAGCTAGTGGTTGCCGAGTTCTCGCACCCAACATTTGGCCCCTTCCGAACGGTGTACACCGAATATCTGATGCGGGCGCTGCCTGCGATTGCGAACCGTTCCTCATCGAATCCATCGGCCTACGTGTATTTGGCCGAGTCGATCAGGGCTTGGCCGGATCAAGACAACCTGGCGCAATGGATAGCTGACGTCGGTTGGTCTGATGTGAGCTACCGGAATCTTAACGGCGGGCTGGTCGCACTGCATCGGGCATTCAAAGAAGGCAAGCTCGAAGCCAAGCCATGA
- a CDS encoding isochorismate synthase, protein MNKANQQQSCRAGTLGFVLRSLTVPLADVSSSNPPSGLLAGLLTQDSLCWVRRDEGLVGIGTVAEFTVRGHNRFDEAKTWWAELTGNAEIENPVGIAGSGPAAFGSFTFSKLSKQDSTLRLPRLVVGLRDGVAWLTINSTQAEVTEQMAHEELARWRESITPSEAPGGSFEIATGALSEPEWTEVVAEGIRAIKERSLEKVVLARDIVVRGSRPIDRPTVLSQLMNQYRECWTYEVGNFIGATPEMLIKVEAGVARARVLAGTVDRAGAPNSSSYAQEMLMESAKQRQEHEIAIKSLIGQLAPFSIDLHFPAEPFILELPNVWHLASDVSAELAASNHHLPSSLALVEALHPTAAVCGTPRLEAGALIRELENFDRGPYAGPVGWLDAAGNGEWGIGLRGAVLENEYEARLYAGCGIVEASDPEAELAENWAKFRPMLQALGAQK, encoded by the coding sequence GTGAACAAAGCCAATCAACAGCAGTCCTGCCGGGCGGGTACGCTTGGATTCGTGCTGCGCAGTCTGACCGTCCCGTTGGCGGATGTTTCCTCCTCTAATCCGCCAAGCGGACTTCTCGCGGGCCTCTTGACGCAGGATTCGTTGTGTTGGGTCCGGAGGGATGAAGGCCTGGTGGGCATCGGTACCGTGGCAGAATTCACTGTCCGCGGGCACAACCGATTTGATGAAGCCAAAACCTGGTGGGCGGAATTAACCGGCAACGCCGAGATTGAAAATCCAGTGGGAATTGCTGGTAGCGGACCGGCAGCTTTTGGCAGTTTCACCTTTTCCAAGCTTTCCAAACAAGATTCGACCTTGCGGCTGCCTCGACTAGTCGTTGGCCTACGCGACGGCGTGGCCTGGCTAACAATCAATAGCACTCAGGCTGAAGTAACCGAGCAGATGGCGCATGAAGAGTTAGCGCGCTGGCGGGAGTCAATCACCCCTAGCGAAGCGCCCGGAGGCAGCTTTGAAATTGCCACAGGCGCGCTGAGTGAACCGGAATGGACTGAAGTAGTCGCGGAAGGAATTCGGGCAATCAAGGAACGTTCCTTGGAAAAGGTCGTCCTTGCCCGAGACATCGTGGTCCGTGGCTCACGTCCGATTGACCGACCAACAGTACTAAGCCAGCTAATGAACCAGTATCGAGAATGCTGGACGTATGAGGTGGGGAACTTTATTGGTGCCACACCAGAGATGCTCATTAAGGTCGAGGCTGGTGTGGCTCGTGCCAGGGTACTTGCCGGCACAGTCGATCGCGCGGGAGCGCCCAATTCCAGCAGCTACGCACAAGAAATGCTGATGGAATCGGCCAAGCAGCGGCAAGAACATGAGATCGCGATTAAATCGCTAATCGGCCAATTAGCCCCGTTTTCCATCGACCTTCACTTCCCTGCTGAACCCTTTATTTTAGAGTTACCGAATGTTTGGCACCTAGCTTCTGATGTCAGCGCGGAGCTAGCCGCTAGCAACCATCACCTGCCAAGTTCTTTGGCCTTGGTTGAAGCACTACATCCAACAGCGGCAGTGTGCGGAACACCGCGGCTTGAGGCCGGCGCACTCATTCGAGAGCTAGAGAACTTTGATCGTGGGCCGTACGCCGGGCCAGTCGGCTGGCTGGATGCGGCTGGAAACGGTGAATGGGGCATCGGGCTGCGGGGGGCCGTGCTTGAAAACGAATATGAAGCCCGGCTTTATGCTGGCTGTGGCATCGTCGAGGCTTCGGACCCAGAGGCTGAGTTGGCTGAGAACTGGGCGAAGTTCCGCCCAATGCTGCAGGCACTTGGTGCCCAAAAGTAA
- a CDS encoding ABC transporter substrate-binding protein: MKVAPTAIAKMLAILAVGALALSGCTYESEKLDRPASGATAAPFDLDSVKTNAVLTAQLPESIRNRGTLIVGSNTEYPPAEFLDASGKPTGYDIEMITAIAKKLGLKTEAQSAEFTAILPALGPKYDVGISSFTVTPERLNNVNMVSFLNVGTTWAVQKGNPKKVDLNNICGLSIGVQTGTTQEDPDLSGRSAKCKEDGKAPINIVTLKNQTDITTRLIGGTLDAMAADSPITGYAITQTNGKIERLTDAYDQAPQAIAVAKSDTTFAELIKKALDALKDDGSYKKVLDSWGSSDSAVDSFQVNPEVK, from the coding sequence ATGAAAGTAGCTCCAACGGCAATTGCGAAAATGCTCGCAATTCTCGCTGTCGGCGCCCTTGCGCTGAGCGGATGCACGTATGAATCCGAAAAACTGGACCGACCGGCAAGCGGTGCCACTGCGGCACCATTTGATCTTGACAGCGTCAAGACCAACGCAGTACTAACTGCCCAACTGCCGGAATCGATTAGAAATCGCGGCACGCTGATCGTTGGCTCTAACACCGAATATCCACCGGCCGAGTTTCTTGATGCTAGCGGCAAACCTACCGGCTATGACATCGAAATGATTACAGCCATAGCAAAGAAGCTCGGGCTGAAAACCGAAGCGCAAAGTGCCGAATTCACCGCAATTCTGCCTGCCCTTGGGCCGAAGTACGACGTCGGCATATCGTCGTTTACTGTGACGCCGGAACGATTGAACAACGTCAACATGGTGAGCTTCCTGAACGTTGGCACCACCTGGGCGGTGCAAAAAGGAAACCCTAAAAAGGTCGATCTGAACAATATTTGTGGATTATCCATCGGCGTACAAACGGGCACCACCCAGGAAGACCCCGATCTGAGCGGGCGCAGTGCTAAGTGCAAGGAAGACGGCAAAGCTCCGATCAACATTGTGACGCTGAAAAACCAGACCGATATCACCACCCGACTGATTGGTGGCACGTTGGATGCTATGGCGGCAGATTCGCCAATCACTGGCTATGCGATAACGCAAACAAATGGCAAGATCGAGCGGCTGACCGACGCTTACGACCAAGCACCACAAGCCATCGCAGTTGCGAAAAGTGATACCACTTTTGCTGAATTGATCAAAAAGGCGTTAGACGCACTCAAGGACGATGGCTCCTACAAGAAAGTCCTCGACTCCTGGGGCTCAAGTGATTCAGCAGTCGATTCCTTTCAAGTCAATCCAGAGGTGAAGTGA
- a CDS encoding amino acid ABC transporter permease produces the protein MTTERIDRIKAVPVRHPGRWVGIVIIAIIVAIIIQSVATNENFRWYIVWLYLRDVKVIQGVGWTLVLTVASMVLAIVLAILLAFMRQSDNPIFRWVSWFWVWFFRGTPVYTQLVFWGAIAVLYPKIVIGIPWGPEFLSYNTQDVINFFVASILGLGLNESAYLAEIFRAGLKSVDKGQIEAADALGIRKSKILRRIVLPQAMRVIVPPTGNETIGMLKTTSLVVAVPFLFGELTFATTALANKTFLPIPFLLIAAFWYLLITSIMMVGQYYIERHYGKGVDNLSPAPVRAPDMNGGK, from the coding sequence ATGACGACCGAACGCATAGATCGAATCAAAGCGGTACCGGTGCGTCATCCTGGCCGCTGGGTTGGCATTGTTATTATCGCGATCATTGTTGCGATCATCATTCAGTCGGTGGCTACTAACGAAAATTTTCGTTGGTACATCGTCTGGCTCTACTTACGTGATGTAAAGGTCATCCAGGGCGTCGGCTGGACGCTAGTGCTGACTGTTGCCTCCATGGTCCTGGCTATTGTGCTGGCCATCCTGCTTGCGTTCATGCGGCAGTCAGATAATCCGATCTTCCGCTGGGTCAGTTGGTTCTGGGTTTGGTTCTTCCGTGGAACCCCGGTTTATACCCAGCTAGTTTTCTGGGGCGCCATCGCAGTGCTCTACCCGAAAATCGTCATCGGCATTCCGTGGGGCCCCGAATTCCTGAGTTACAACACCCAAGACGTCATAAACTTCTTTGTCGCTTCAATCCTAGGGCTCGGGCTCAACGAGTCAGCCTATTTGGCGGAAATCTTCCGTGCTGGACTGAAATCCGTCGATAAGGGACAAATTGAAGCTGCAGATGCTTTGGGTATCCGCAAAAGCAAGATACTGCGGAGAATTGTTCTCCCACAAGCCATGCGAGTCATTGTGCCTCCTACCGGTAATGAAACGATTGGCATGCTCAAGACGACCTCGCTTGTTGTCGCGGTTCCCTTCCTATTTGGCGAACTTACTTTTGCAACCACCGCGCTAGCCAATAAGACCTTCCTGCCCATTCCCTTCCTGCTTATTGCGGCCTTCTGGTACTTGCTCATCACTAGCATCATGATGGTGGGTCAGTACTACATTGAACGCCACTACGGCAAAGGTGTGGATAATCTTTCGCCTGCACCGGTCCGCGCTCCAGACATGAACGGAGGAAAGTGA
- a CDS encoding amino acid ABC transporter ATP-binding protein, translating into MSTETNAKPLIRIEGVHKFYGSHHVLKGIDMTVKQGEVSVLIGPSGSGKSTLLRCVNLLETIDAGRIHVGDELIGYKEIDGKLHQLKVKEIAAQRSEIGMVFQRFNLFGHKTAVENIIEAPTQVKKQSKSTAKKRALELLDQVGLADHANHYPAQLSGGQQQRVAIARALAMDPELMLFDEPTSALDPELVGDVLQVMKDLAKSGMTMVVVTHEIGFAREVGDTLTFMDAGVVVESGDPSEIIANPQHERTKGFLSRVL; encoded by the coding sequence ATGAGCACCGAAACCAACGCCAAACCTCTGATTCGCATCGAGGGAGTACACAAGTTTTACGGCAGTCACCATGTGCTAAAAGGCATCGATATGACCGTCAAACAAGGCGAAGTTTCTGTTTTGATTGGACCATCCGGCTCAGGAAAATCGACTCTGCTGCGTTGCGTCAACCTTCTGGAAACTATCGACGCCGGTCGGATTCATGTTGGCGATGAGCTCATTGGCTACAAGGAAATCGATGGCAAACTTCACCAGCTCAAAGTGAAAGAAATCGCTGCGCAACGCTCCGAAATTGGCATGGTTTTCCAGCGGTTCAATCTCTTCGGCCACAAAACCGCAGTAGAGAACATTATCGAAGCCCCGACTCAAGTCAAAAAGCAGTCCAAGAGCACTGCTAAGAAGCGGGCTCTGGAACTGCTGGATCAGGTCGGTTTGGCTGATCACGCCAATCACTATCCGGCACAGCTTTCCGGCGGTCAACAGCAGCGGGTGGCAATCGCCCGCGCGCTGGCCATGGATCCGGAATTGATGCTCTTTGACGAGCCAACGTCAGCGCTCGATCCTGAGCTAGTTGGCGACGTCCTGCAAGTTATGAAGGACCTTGCCAAGTCCGGCATGACCATGGTCGTGGTAACTCACGAGATTGGCTTCGCCCGCGAAGTCGGAGACACACTCACCTTCATGGATGCCGGCGTCGTTGTGGAGTCCGGCGACCCTAGCGAGATTATTGCGAACCCGCAGCACGAGCGGACTAAAGGGTTCCTCAGCCGCGTTTTGTAA